A single Corticium candelabrum chromosome 16, ooCorCand1.1, whole genome shotgun sequence DNA region contains:
- the LOC134191762 gene encoding arylsulfatase A-like, with the protein MCLLVFFTLKITESVEIPSKPNVVLIYGDDVGYGDLNVYGHPTSWTPNLDRMAREGLRMLQFYSAAPICSPSRASLMTGRLYPRTGVYRSPSSTNPTGLDVFSPGDGGGMLLSEITVAQVLKEHGYATGMVGKWHLGIGEQGEYLPHSRGFDSYFGLPFTQSACLSDINPVPPSPDHPGYCFLYRNSTIVSQPADIRDLDAVYVQEAKEFISNHQHEPFFFYFASHHTHRPQWASSRYQDTTRRGIFGDALAELDWSVGEILSHLESLSLDSQTLVVFMSDNGPELKDIETGGEQGPLKCGKGTTYEGGVREPAIFWWPGIIPSHSISESISSTLDLFTTIVSLTGATLPNDRATDGIDLTQLLTNDTTAIVRDRFFYYSGVYLMAVRYHHYKVHFWTMGSHCFPPYPDQDCWDTTTLSRKDPPLLFNLDHDPKERHSLNLTEYHSTMETILKITAEHNRSMTLGVPMIGKLYNNAKFFPCCSPSCKPRPLCCSCSNDIF; encoded by the coding sequence ATGTGTCTCCTCGTGTTCTTCACTCTGAAAATCACAGAATCCGTTGAGATCCCATCAAAGCCAAACGTTGTCCTAATATACGGCGACGATGTCGGCTATGGTGACCTAAATGTGTATGGCCATCCAACAAGTTGGACACCAAACCTTGACCGGATGGCAAGAGAGGGTCTGCGCATGCTGCAATTCTACTCAGCGGCTCCGATCTGCTCACCTTCACGAGCCTCTCTCATGACGGGCAGGCTTTACCCTCGCACTGGGGTTTATCGCTCTCCGTCGTCTACTAATCCTACAGGTCTGGACGTATTTTCGCCCGGAGATGGCGGAGGAATGTTGCTTTCGGAAATTACCGTAGCTCAGGTACTGAAGGAGCACGGATATGCCACTGGGATGGTCGGGAAATGGCACTTGGGAATTGGTGAGCAAGGCGAGTACTTGCCGCATAGCCGGGGATTTGATAGTTACTTTGGTCTACCGTTCACACAGAGCGCTTGCCTGTCGGATATCAACCCCGTCCCTCCATCGCCTGATCATCCAGGTTATTGTTTTCTTTACCGCAATTCAACTATTGTGAGCCAACCCGCTGATATTCGTGATCTTGATGCTGTCTATGTTCAAGAAGCAAAAGAGTTCATCAGTAATCATCAACACGAGCCATTCTTCTTCTATTTTGCTTCTCATCATACCCACAGACCCCAATGGGCATCATCAAGGTATCAAGACACGACTCGAAGAGGCATATTTGGTGATGCTTTAGCTGAATTGGACTGGAGTGTCGGTGAAATTCTTTCTCATCTTGAGTCCTTGTCTCTTGATAGTCAAACGCTAGTGGTATTTATGTCAGACAATGGACCTGAACTGAAAGACATTGAAACGGGTGGTGAACAAGGCCCGCTGAAATGTGGCAAAGGAACCACATACGAAGGTGGTGTTCGCGAGCCAGCCATCTTCTGGTGGCCTGGCATCATCCCATCTCATTCAATATCAGAAAGTATTAGTAGTACACTGGATTTGTTTACTACCATAGTAAGTTTGACAGGTGCCACTTTACCAAATGATCGAGCAACTGATGGAATTGACCTAACTCAGTTGTTGACTAATGACACAACTGCTATTGTTCGTGATCGTTTCTTCTACTACAGCGGCGTGTACCTAATGGCTGTTCGGTATCACCATTATAAGGTACACTTTTGGACAATGGGAAGCCACTGTTTTCCACCATACCCAGATCAAGACTGTTGGGACACGACAACGTTATCTCGAAAAGACCCACCTTTATTGTTCAATCTCGATCACGATCCAAAGGAGAGGCATTCACTAAATTTGACTGAATACCATAGTACAATGGAAACTATCCTGAAGATCACTGCCGAGCATAATAGATCAATGACACTTGGAGTGCCCATGATTGGCAAGCTATACAACAACGCAAAATTCTTTCCGTGTTGTAGCCCTAGCTGCAAACCTCGTCCCTTATGCTGTAGTTGCTCAAATGACATTTTTTAA